In Eriocheir sinensis breed Jianghai 21 chromosome 3, ASM2467909v1, whole genome shotgun sequence, a genomic segment contains:
- the LOC127006247 gene encoding zinc finger MYND domain-containing protein 19-like isoform X1: MPLNTSPHLLVVTSWSALPHQVCQHKHAATKYALLDERDICLVQQFAFEARVEINRDGNGAAIYAWAYDITRGRTSGQYVHDLLWETHRGGIASGWRVVHLNQVTVDNRLDNLALVPVGAKQPSTPSPTTPRDQSLYWVAIQQLPADPVEEQYGDFVVTRYFNANGEVVEEEEDCYFECRYPPCTNIEKELREFSICGRCQEARYCGTYCQQKDWPVHKKLCREKRRPCLTERPPER, translated from the exons ATGCCACTTAATACTAGCCCGCATCTGCTGGTAGTGACGTCATGGTCTGCACTCCCGCATCAGGTCTGCCAACATAAACACGCTGCG ACCAAATATGCACTCCTGGACGAGAGAGACATCTGCCTGGTCCAACAATTCGCCTTCGAAGCACGAGTCGAGATCAACCGAGACGGGAACGGGGCCGCGATCTACGCCTGGGCTTACGACATCACTCGCGGCAGGACCTCGGGCCAGTACGTCCACGACCTCCTCTG GGAAACACACAGAGGAGGAATTGCATCTGGATGGAGAGTAGTGCATCTAAACCAAGTAACTGTAGATAACAGATTAGACAATTTAGCATTAGTGCCTGTAGGAGCCAAGCAGCCCTCAACCCCATCTCCCACAACTCCAAGGGACCAATCGCTCTACTGGGTTGCGATCCAGCAATTACCTGCTGATCCTGTGGAGGAG CAATATGGGGATTTTGTAGTAACACGATACTTCAATGCAAATGGtgaagtggtggaggaagaggaggattgttACTTTGAATGTCGATATCCTCCTTGCACGAATATAGAAAAGGAACTACGAGAGTTTTCAATATGTGGGAGATGTCAG GAAGCAAGGTACTGCGGCACATATTGTCAACAGAAGGACTGGCCAGTGCACAAGAAACTCTGTCGAGAAAAGCGTCGGCCTTGTTTGACAGAGCGACCTCCAGAGCGTTAA
- the LOC127006247 gene encoding zinc finger MYND domain-containing protein 19-like isoform X2 — protein sequence MELVNGTNDLIHETMPLNTSPHLLVVTSWSALPHQVCQHKHAATKYALLDERDICLVQQFAFEARVEINRDGNGAAIYAWAYDITRGRTSGQYVHDLLWETHRGGIASGWRVVHLNQVTVDNRLDNLALVPVGAKQPSTPSPTTPRDQSLYWVAIQQLPADPVEEQYGDFVVTRYFNANGEVVEEEEDCYFECRYPPCTNIEKELREFSICGRCQEARYCGTYCQQKDWPVHKKLCREKRRPCLTERPPER from the exons ATGGAACTGGTAAATGGAACGAACGACCTGATCCACGAAACTATGCCACTTAATACTAGCCCGCATCTGCTGGTAGTGACGTCATGGTCTGCACTCCCGCATCAGGTCTGCCAACATAAACACGCTGCG ACCAAATATGCACTCCTGGACGAGAGAGACATCTGCCTGGTCCAACAATTCGCCTTCGAAGCACGAGTCGAGATCAACCGAGACGGGAACGGGGCCGCGATCTACGCCTGGGCTTACGACATCACTCGCGGCAGGACCTCGGGCCAGTACGTCCACGACCTCCTCTG GGAAACACACAGAGGAGGAATTGCATCTGGATGGAGAGTAGTGCATCTAAACCAAGTAACTGTAGATAACAGATTAGACAATTTAGCATTAGTGCCTGTAGGAGCCAAGCAGCCCTCAACCCCATCTCCCACAACTCCAAGGGACCAATCGCTCTACTGGGTTGCGATCCAGCAATTACCTGCTGATCCTGTGGAGGAG CAATATGGGGATTTTGTAGTAACACGATACTTCAATGCAAATGGtgaagtggtggaggaagaggaggattgttACTTTGAATGTCGATATCCTCCTTGCACGAATATAGAAAAGGAACTACGAGAGTTTTCAATATGTGGGAGATGTCAG GAAGCAAGGTACTGCGGCACATATTGTCAACAGAAGGACTGGCCAGTGCACAAGAAACTCTGTCGAGAAAAGCGTCGGCCTTGTTTGACAGAGCGACCTCCAGAGCGTTAA